A portion of the Desmodus rotundus isolate HL8 chromosome 8, HLdesRot8A.1, whole genome shotgun sequence genome contains these proteins:
- the TASOR gene encoding protein TASOR isoform X4: MATPAETEAYPPTDSSCESGGGGGGGGGDEEMKQELPELESSSQNGGGGLSITEPGSGAGPEETAAAEATASVSQEQPQDSSEAGAAALLKGPEEPERPVRRIFQIPRKSREKKALFQPLTPGSREFEDVLNILHSSYLEPTSVTNFNYKRACLVHNELLEKEFTEKRRELKFDGRLDKELSESYAFLMVDRYQVQSICEKGLQVGQSKITILGSPSMGIYLSRYADLLQANPLEAGAVGDIIIFKIMKGKIKSIYDPMGVKSLDSTLNKSTLDPTPKHECHVSKNANRITSLLAYRAYELTQYYFYEYGFDELRRRPRHVCPYAVVSFTYEDDLQPPKFVPASRSNSFNADRNTDKFNYTLWKGQLLNKGKLLCYISLRSATRAFLPIKLPEKLDVETVMSIDHLKQKIHPALFYKEAYFGSNEVSKSGMYCSLYEVVEKTRIGSNMESLLQKLEKEKLVLVKPLGDRGYLFLLSPYQMVSPYEHQTTKSRVLHALFLFQEPRGIVTSQKGSTNVAPQERHESMPDVLKITQFLQFALIRCRKEFKNINTINFHSGVEKYVTEFFKRGFGSESPQPVGSLGHDADLRQQQQDTSNSGVSDIHRLFNWLSETLANARHSDASLTDTVNKALGLSTDGAYEELRQKHDEYELNSNPDKKDYEQPTCTKIENAHFKCTQSPLPEADKSSVKYHVAVSTSEVGTDHKLHLKEDPNLISMNNFEDCSLCPTIPIEHGFHKQSKSNDVEETEIHWKLIPITGGNTRSPDDQLRKHGEKQTPGMKSPEEQLVYPPPQEAFPNDPRVISRQRSSDYQFPSSPFTDTLKGTTEDGVLTGQVVKVEEQCVPAAEPPAVSETTERTVLGEYSLFSRRIEEILKQKNVSYVSRISTPIFSTQKKMKRLSEFIYSKTPKASVQEFVDGLHEKLNTVIIKASAKGGNLPPVSLNGSGTKIASNPLGRHVIPVSSSDFNNKHLFESLCGDTLKDINSNDQHSSSTLGLTEVEVIQPHYATELMVTSDHTVPDDTVQEPEEKEAAKSPSDVNISAQPALSNFISKLEPEVFNSLVKIMKDVQKNTVKFYIHEEEESVLCKEIKEYLIKLGNTECHPEQFLERRSKLDKLLIIIQNEDIAGFIHKVPGLVTLKKLPCVSFAGVDSLDDVKNHTYNELFVSGGFIVSDESILNPEVITVENLKNFLTFLEELSTPEGKWQWKVHCKFQKKLKELGRLNAKALSLLTLLNVYQKKHLVEILSYHNCDSQTRNAPELDCLIRLQAQNIQQRHIVFLTEKNIQMSSSYTDNGIVVASAEAFMQNFKNLVGYHNSITEENLPLLGANENLESQSALLENDEKDEEDMSLDSGDEISQIEVYSNFHSEILAKETKGSRGTDQKKNIQIELQSSLDVQKSLLEDKTYKIDSEERAVIDVSSEGQNSSSAEQDSYSNFQVYQSQLSMSHHCSHFNVLTHQTFLGTPYALPSSQSQESENYFLSAYTESLGEK; encoded by the exons cacttTTTCAGCCATTAACTCCAGGATCTCGTGAATTTgaagatgttttaaatattctccaTTCATCTTACCTTGAACCAACCTCAGTAACAAATTTTAACTACAAGCGTGCTTGCTTGGTACATAATGAGCTTTTGGAAAAGGAG TTTACAGAAAAGCGAAGAGAATTGAAGTTTGATGGACGTTTAGATAAAGAACTTTCAGAATCCTATGCATTTCTGATGGTTGATCGATATCAG gttCAAAGCATATGTGAAAAAGGATTACAGGTGGGCCAGTCCAAAATAACAATTCTTGGCAGTCCTTCCATgg GTATCTATCTTTCTAGGTATGCTGATTTATTACAAGCTAATCCTTTGGAAGCTGGGGCAGTGggtgatattattatttttaaaataatgaag GGTAAAATAAAGAGTATATACGACCCCATGGGTGTAAAAAGTTTGGACTCTACATTAAATAAAAGTACTTTGGATCCAACCCCAAAGCATGAATGTCACGTGTCAAAGAATGCCAATAGAATTACATCACTTTTGGCTTACCGAGCCTATGAGCTTACTCAG tattatttttatgaGTATGGCTTTGATGAGCTAAGGCGAAGACCAAGACATGTGTGTCCATATGCTGTTGTGTCTTTTACTTACGAAGATGATCTGCAGCCTCCGAAGTTTGTTCCTGCATCAAG atCTAACAGCTTTAATGCTGATAGAAACACAG ataaatTTAACTACACCTTGTGGAAAGGACagcttttaaataaaggaaagctTTTGTGCTATATTTCTCTGAGGTCAGCCACTCGTGCTTTTTTGCCTATCAAACT tCCTGAGAAGTTAGATGTTGAAACAGTTATGAGTATTGATCATCTAAAACAGAAAATTCATCCAGCACTGTTTTACAAGGAAGCATACTTCGGTTCAAATGAAG TTTCAAAGAGTGGAATGTATTGCAGTCTTTATGAAGTTGTAGAAAAGACAAGAATTGGAAGTAACATGGAGAGTTTACTGCaaaaactagagaaagaaaaactt GTTCTTGTTAAACCTTTGGGAGACCGAGGataccttttccttctctctccttatcAAATGGTTTCTCCATATG AACATCAGACTACCAAGTCTCGAGTTCTACATGCTTTGTTTCTATTTCAAGAACCTAGAGGCATAgttactt caCAAAAAGGTTCAACCAATGTAGCACCACAGGAGAGACATGAGAGCATGCCAgatgtattaaaaataactcaatttttaCAGTTTGCTTTGATTCGGTGTCGAAaggaattcaaaaatataaatactataaatTTTCATTCTGGTGTTGAAAAGTATGTAACTGAATTTTTTAAGCGAGGTTTTGGTTCAG aGTCTCCACAGCCCGTTGGCTCACTTGGGCATGATGCTGACTTGAGACAGCAACAGCAGGACACCTCTAACTCTGGCGTTTCTGACATCCATAGGCTGTTTAATTGGCTGTCCGAAACATTAGCAAATGCACGCCATTCTGATGCATCCCTGACAGACACAGTCAACAAAGCCTTAGGATTGAGCACTGATGGTGCCTATGAAGAGCTGAGGCAAAAGCATGATGAATATGAGTTGAATTCTAACCCAGATAAGAAAGACTATGAGCAACCTACTTGCACAAAAAttgaaaatgcacattttaagtGTACTCAGAGCCCATTGCCAGAAGCTGATAAGTCATCTGTAAAGTATCATGTTGCTGTTTCTACCAGTGAAGTAGGCACTGACCATAAATTACATTTGAAAGAA GATCCAAATTTAATTAGCATGAATAATTTTGAAGATTGCAGTTTGTGTCCCACTATTCCCATTGAACATGGATTCCATAAACAATCTAAGTCAAATGATGTTGAAGAGACTGAAATACATTGGAAACTGATTCCAATTACAG GAGGGAACACAAGAAGCCCAGACGACCAGCTAAGGAAACATGGTGAGAAACAAACACCAG GTATGAAATCACCAGAAGAACAACTGGTGTACCCGCCACCACAGGAGGCCTTTCCTAACGACCCCCGGGTAATAAGTAGACAGAGAAGTTCTGATTACCAGTTTCCATCCTCTCCATTTACAGACACACTAAAGGGCACCACTGAGGATGGCGTGTTGACAGGTCAGGTGGTGAAGGTGGAGGAGCAGTGTGTGCCAGCAGCAGAGCCGCCTGCAGTGAGTGAAACCACAGAGAGGACAGTGTTAGGAGAATACAGTCTCTTTTCTAGGAGGATAGAAGAGATTTTGAAGCAAAAGAATGTTTCATATGTCAGTAGAATTTCCACACCTATCTTttcaacacaaaagaaaatgaaacgaCTTTCTGAGTTCATATATTCTAAGACTCCTAAAGCTAGTGTACAGGAGTTTGTAGATGGCTTGCATGAGAAACTAAATACTGTTATTATCAAAGCATCAGCAAAGGGTGGGAATTTGCCACCAGTCAGTCTTAATGGTTCTGGTACTAAGATAGCATCAAATCCTCTAGGAAGACATGTCATACCGGTTTCCTCAAGTGACTTTAACAATAAACACCTCTTTGAATCACTTTGTGGTGATACTTTGAAAGACATCAACTCTAATGATCAGCATTCTTCTTCAACTTTGGGTTTGACTGAAGTAGAAGTGATCCAGCCACACTATGCCACGGAGCTAATGGTGACTTCTGATCACACTGTACCTGATGACACTGTTCAggaaccagaagaaaaagaagcagcaaAATCGCCCAGTGATGTTAACATTTCTGCCCAACCAGCTCTTTCAAATTTTATAAGCAAGTTAGAACCTGAAGTATTTAACAGTTTAGTTAAAATCATGAAAGATGTCCAGAAAAATACTGTGAAATTTTATATTCATGAAGAAGAAGAGAGCGTGCTCTGTAAAGAAATAAAG GAATATCTTATCAAATTAGGCAATACAGAATGTCATCCAGAACAGTTTTtggaaagaagatcaaaattagaTAAACTATTAATTATTATTCAAAATGAAGACATTGCAGGTTTCATTCACAAG GTACCTGGCTTGGTGACTTTAAAGAAGCTCCCCTGCGTTAGTTTTGCTGGTGTTGATAGTCTGGATGATGTTAAAAATCATACGTACAATGAATTATTTGTGTCTGGAGGTTTTATTGTATCTGATGAATCCATTTTAAATCCAGAAGTTATCACAGTTG AGaaccttaaaaattttttgacaTTCCTCGAAGAACTTAGTACTCCAGAAGGAAAATGGCAATGGAAAGTGCACTGTAAATttcagaaaaaactaaaggaactgGGCAG ATTGAACGCTAAAGCCCTAAGTCTGCTGACACTTCTGAATGTCTATCAGAAGAAACATCTGGTTGAAATTTTGTCATACCACAACTGTGATTCACAAACTCGAAATGCTCCAGAATTGGACTGTCTTATCAGACTTCAGGCTCAGAACATACAGCAACGACACATAGTCTTTTTAACAG aaaaaaatatccagaTGTCCTCCAGTTATACAGATAATGGAATAGTAGTTGCATCTGCCGAAGCCTTTATgcagaactttaaaaatcttgTGGGCTATCACAACTCAATCACAGAAGAAAACCTCCCATTGCTCGGTGCTAATGAGAATCTTGAGTCACAGTCAG ctcTTTTAGAAAACGATGAAAAGGATGAAGAGGATATGTCTCTGGATTCAGGAGATGAAATCTCACAAATAGAAGTGTACAGCAATTTTCATTCAGAAATTTTGGCGAAAGAGACCAAAGGATCACGTGGAACAGatcaaaaaaagaatattcaaattGAGTTGCAATCGTCTCTTGACGTGCAAAAAAGTTTATTAGAAGATAAGACTTATAAAATTGATTCTGAAGAGAGAGCTGTTATTGATGTAAGCTCTGAAGGACAGAACAGCAGTTCAGCTGAACAAGATTCTTATAGCAATTTTCAGGTTTATCAAAGTCAATTAAGTATGTCCCATCACtgtagtcattttaatgttcTCACTCACCAGACATTTTTGGGGACACCATATGCCCTTCCATCAAGTCAGTctcaagaaagtgaaaattactttttatctGCTTATACCGAAAGCTTGGGGGAGAAGTGA
- the TASOR gene encoding protein TASOR isoform X3, with protein MATPAETEAYPPTDSSCESGGGGGGGGGDEEMKQELPELESSSQNGGGGLSITEPGSGAGPEETAAAEATASVSQEQPQDSSEAGAAALLKGPEEPERPVRRIFQIPRKSREKKALFQPLTPGSREFEDVLNILHSSYLEPTSVTNFNYKRACLVHNELLEKEFTEKRRELKFDGRLDKELSESYAFLMVDRYQVQSICEKGLQVGQSKITILGSPSMGIYLSRYADLLQANPLEAGAVGDIIIFKIMKGKIKSIYDPMGVKSLDSTLNKSTLDPTPKHECHVSKNANRITSLLAYRAYELTQYYFYEYGFDELRRRPRHVCPYAVVSFTYEDDLQPPKFVPASRSNSFNADRNTDKFNYTLWKGQLLNKGKLLCYISLRSATRAFLPIKLPEKLDVETVMSIDHLKQKIHPALFYKEAYFGSNEVSKSGMYCSLYEVVEKTRIGSNMESLLQKLEKEKLVLVKPLGDRGYLFLLSPYQMVSPYEHQTTKSRVLHALFLFQEPRGIVTSQKGSTNVAPQERHESMPDVLKITQFLQFALIRCRKEFKNINTINFHSGVEKYVTEFFKRGFGSGKREFIMFPYDSRLDDKKFLYPAPKNKSHIDDCLHTYIFRPEMYQLPICKLKELFDDNRKLQQFSQLSDYEGHEEMNGTKKKFGKRSNSRGENIKPGKQKSSHSLDYDKDRVKELIDLIQCRKKNVGGDSDTEDMRSKTVLKRKLEDLPENMRKLAKTSNLSENCHLYEESPQPVGSLGHDADLRQQQQDTSNSGVSDIHRLFNWLSETLANARHSDASLTDTVNKALGLSTDGAYEELRQKHDEYELNSNPDKKDYEQPTCTKIENAHFKCTQSPLPEADKSSVKYHVAVSTSEVGTDHKLHLKEDPNLISMNNFEDCSLCPTIPIEHGFHKQSKSNDVEETEIHWKLIPITGGNTRSPDDQLRKHGEKQTPGMKSPEEQLVYPPPQEAFPNDPRVISRQRSSDYQFPSSPFTDTLKGTTEDGVLTGQVVKVEEQCVPAAEPPAVSETTERTVLGEYSLFSRRIEEILKQKNVSYVSRISTPIFSTQKKMKRLSEFIYSKTPKASVQEFVDGLHEKLNTVIIKASAKGGNLPPVSLNGSGTKIASNPLGRHVIPVSSSDFNNKHLFESLCGDTLKDINSNDQHSSSTLGLTEVEVIQPHYATELMVTSDHTVPDDTVQEPEEKEAAKSPSDVNISAQPALSNFISKLEPEVFNSLVKIMKDVQKNTVKFYIHEEEESVLCKEIKEYLIKLGNTECHPEQFLERRSKLDKLLIIIQNEDIAGFIHKVPGLVTLKKLPCVSFAGVDSLDDVKNHTYNELFVSGGFIVSDESILNPEVITVENLKNFLTFLEELSTPEGKWQWKVHCKFQKKLKELGRLNAKALSLLTLLNVYQKKHLVEILSYHNCDSQTRNAPELDCLIRLQAQNIQQRHIVFLTEKNIQMSSSYTDNGIVVASAEAFMQNFKNLVGYHNSITEENLPLLGANENLESQSDAVLTLTPLELGVGISQH; from the exons cacttTTTCAGCCATTAACTCCAGGATCTCGTGAATTTgaagatgttttaaatattctccaTTCATCTTACCTTGAACCAACCTCAGTAACAAATTTTAACTACAAGCGTGCTTGCTTGGTACATAATGAGCTTTTGGAAAAGGAG TTTACAGAAAAGCGAAGAGAATTGAAGTTTGATGGACGTTTAGATAAAGAACTTTCAGAATCCTATGCATTTCTGATGGTTGATCGATATCAG gttCAAAGCATATGTGAAAAAGGATTACAGGTGGGCCAGTCCAAAATAACAATTCTTGGCAGTCCTTCCATgg GTATCTATCTTTCTAGGTATGCTGATTTATTACAAGCTAATCCTTTGGAAGCTGGGGCAGTGggtgatattattatttttaaaataatgaag GGTAAAATAAAGAGTATATACGACCCCATGGGTGTAAAAAGTTTGGACTCTACATTAAATAAAAGTACTTTGGATCCAACCCCAAAGCATGAATGTCACGTGTCAAAGAATGCCAATAGAATTACATCACTTTTGGCTTACCGAGCCTATGAGCTTACTCAG tattatttttatgaGTATGGCTTTGATGAGCTAAGGCGAAGACCAAGACATGTGTGTCCATATGCTGTTGTGTCTTTTACTTACGAAGATGATCTGCAGCCTCCGAAGTTTGTTCCTGCATCAAG atCTAACAGCTTTAATGCTGATAGAAACACAG ataaatTTAACTACACCTTGTGGAAAGGACagcttttaaataaaggaaagctTTTGTGCTATATTTCTCTGAGGTCAGCCACTCGTGCTTTTTTGCCTATCAAACT tCCTGAGAAGTTAGATGTTGAAACAGTTATGAGTATTGATCATCTAAAACAGAAAATTCATCCAGCACTGTTTTACAAGGAAGCATACTTCGGTTCAAATGAAG TTTCAAAGAGTGGAATGTATTGCAGTCTTTATGAAGTTGTAGAAAAGACAAGAATTGGAAGTAACATGGAGAGTTTACTGCaaaaactagagaaagaaaaactt GTTCTTGTTAAACCTTTGGGAGACCGAGGataccttttccttctctctccttatcAAATGGTTTCTCCATATG AACATCAGACTACCAAGTCTCGAGTTCTACATGCTTTGTTTCTATTTCAAGAACCTAGAGGCATAgttactt caCAAAAAGGTTCAACCAATGTAGCACCACAGGAGAGACATGAGAGCATGCCAgatgtattaaaaataactcaatttttaCAGTTTGCTTTGATTCGGTGTCGAAaggaattcaaaaatataaatactataaatTTTCATTCTGGTGTTGAAAAGTATGTAACTGAATTTTTTAAGCGAGGTTTTGGTTCAGGTAAACGAGAGTTCATTATGTTTCCGTATGATTCACGATTAGATGATAAAAAATTCTTATACCCAGCTCCAAAAAATAAATCCCATATTGATGATTGTTTACATACCTATATTTTTCGGCCTGAAATGTATCAGTTACCTATTTGTAAGTTAAAAGAGTTGTTTGATGACAATAGAAAACTTCAACAGTTCAGTCAACTTTCAGATTATGAAGGCCATGAAGAAATGAATGgtacaaaaaagaaatttggaaaacgAAGTAACTCAAGGGGTGAGAATATTAAACCTGGAAAGCAGAAGTCATCTCACTCTTTGGATTATGATAAGGATAGAGTCAAAGAATTGATTGATTTGATTCagtgtaggaaaaaaaatgtgggtGGGGACTCAGACACAGAAGATATGAGAAGCAAAACTGTCTTGAAGAGGAAGCTTGAGGATCTACCTGAAAATATGAGAAAGCTCGCCAAAACCAGTAATTTATCTGAAAATTGCCATCTGTATGAAG aGTCTCCACAGCCCGTTGGCTCACTTGGGCATGATGCTGACTTGAGACAGCAACAGCAGGACACCTCTAACTCTGGCGTTTCTGACATCCATAGGCTGTTTAATTGGCTGTCCGAAACATTAGCAAATGCACGCCATTCTGATGCATCCCTGACAGACACAGTCAACAAAGCCTTAGGATTGAGCACTGATGGTGCCTATGAAGAGCTGAGGCAAAAGCATGATGAATATGAGTTGAATTCTAACCCAGATAAGAAAGACTATGAGCAACCTACTTGCACAAAAAttgaaaatgcacattttaagtGTACTCAGAGCCCATTGCCAGAAGCTGATAAGTCATCTGTAAAGTATCATGTTGCTGTTTCTACCAGTGAAGTAGGCACTGACCATAAATTACATTTGAAAGAA GATCCAAATTTAATTAGCATGAATAATTTTGAAGATTGCAGTTTGTGTCCCACTATTCCCATTGAACATGGATTCCATAAACAATCTAAGTCAAATGATGTTGAAGAGACTGAAATACATTGGAAACTGATTCCAATTACAG GAGGGAACACAAGAAGCCCAGACGACCAGCTAAGGAAACATGGTGAGAAACAAACACCAG GTATGAAATCACCAGAAGAACAACTGGTGTACCCGCCACCACAGGAGGCCTTTCCTAACGACCCCCGGGTAATAAGTAGACAGAGAAGTTCTGATTACCAGTTTCCATCCTCTCCATTTACAGACACACTAAAGGGCACCACTGAGGATGGCGTGTTGACAGGTCAGGTGGTGAAGGTGGAGGAGCAGTGTGTGCCAGCAGCAGAGCCGCCTGCAGTGAGTGAAACCACAGAGAGGACAGTGTTAGGAGAATACAGTCTCTTTTCTAGGAGGATAGAAGAGATTTTGAAGCAAAAGAATGTTTCATATGTCAGTAGAATTTCCACACCTATCTTttcaacacaaaagaaaatgaaacgaCTTTCTGAGTTCATATATTCTAAGACTCCTAAAGCTAGTGTACAGGAGTTTGTAGATGGCTTGCATGAGAAACTAAATACTGTTATTATCAAAGCATCAGCAAAGGGTGGGAATTTGCCACCAGTCAGTCTTAATGGTTCTGGTACTAAGATAGCATCAAATCCTCTAGGAAGACATGTCATACCGGTTTCCTCAAGTGACTTTAACAATAAACACCTCTTTGAATCACTTTGTGGTGATACTTTGAAAGACATCAACTCTAATGATCAGCATTCTTCTTCAACTTTGGGTTTGACTGAAGTAGAAGTGATCCAGCCACACTATGCCACGGAGCTAATGGTGACTTCTGATCACACTGTACCTGATGACACTGTTCAggaaccagaagaaaaagaagcagcaaAATCGCCCAGTGATGTTAACATTTCTGCCCAACCAGCTCTTTCAAATTTTATAAGCAAGTTAGAACCTGAAGTATTTAACAGTTTAGTTAAAATCATGAAAGATGTCCAGAAAAATACTGTGAAATTTTATATTCATGAAGAAGAAGAGAGCGTGCTCTGTAAAGAAATAAAG GAATATCTTATCAAATTAGGCAATACAGAATGTCATCCAGAACAGTTTTtggaaagaagatcaaaattagaTAAACTATTAATTATTATTCAAAATGAAGACATTGCAGGTTTCATTCACAAG GTACCTGGCTTGGTGACTTTAAAGAAGCTCCCCTGCGTTAGTTTTGCTGGTGTTGATAGTCTGGATGATGTTAAAAATCATACGTACAATGAATTATTTGTGTCTGGAGGTTTTATTGTATCTGATGAATCCATTTTAAATCCAGAAGTTATCACAGTTG AGaaccttaaaaattttttgacaTTCCTCGAAGAACTTAGTACTCCAGAAGGAAAATGGCAATGGAAAGTGCACTGTAAATttcagaaaaaactaaaggaactgGGCAG ATTGAACGCTAAAGCCCTAAGTCTGCTGACACTTCTGAATGTCTATCAGAAGAAACATCTGGTTGAAATTTTGTCATACCACAACTGTGATTCACAAACTCGAAATGCTCCAGAATTGGACTGTCTTATCAGACTTCAGGCTCAGAACATACAGCAACGACACATAGTCTTTTTAACAG aaaaaaatatccagaTGTCCTCCAGTTATACAGATAATGGAATAGTAGTTGCATCTGCCGAAGCCTTTATgcagaactttaaaaatcttgTGGGCTATCACAACTCAATCACAGAAGAAAACCTCCCATTGCTCGGTGCTAATGAGAATCTTGAGTCACAGTCAG ATGCTGTTTTGACATTAACCCCTTTGGAGCTGGGAGTTGGGATTTCCCAACATTAA